From a region of the Vicugna pacos chromosome 35, VicPac4, whole genome shotgun sequence genome:
- the LOC102534677 gene encoding nucleus accumbens-associated protein 1-like, with protein MAQILLLEIPNFGSTILEFLNEQRLQGLYCDVTVMVKGHGFKAHRAVLAASSSYFRERFSSSWSAVVELPEAVQPQSFQKILTFCYTGRLSMNMGDQFLIMYTAGFLKIQEIVEKAKNSFLKVSSPSCHSQGLHAEKAPSSEPQNLVVQKSSWPACDKPRALVCRVKTEQQESDSVQCTPMAKRLWGSGQKEAEGGSGGNGSRKVIKLSMPDLAASRQSQQAPVVVAAAQPTRVAAGAWAGQPTRGAAAVEVVAAAGGVVSGPSTSEWSSPGTSSANTSDSPSSYDSKADEEEEASDEGTDEHYPQICNMHTMRSMVNVDQTAGKVEAFHEHVAPKSVNRIWVQQDQESLLAELVKQIGNRCHPKLSEEGDPFEKLELVTGTNVYITRAQLMNCHVNAGTEHRILLRRLLGIFFDRITLANSCGTGIRPSNNLSRKPLDSGILHAVKCYCQNFTPSFREREMNTIVADMCTNARRVMRKRWISKVKPLMAEGDSSTTSFSYTGKTEPDMMGAEHGFETASHDGEAGPSANEALQ; from the exons ATGGCCCAGATCCTGCTGCTGGAGATCCCGAACTTCGGCAGCACCATCCTGGAGTTCCTCAACGAGCAGCGGCTGCAGGGCCTGTACTGCGATGTGACGGTGATGGTCAAGGGCCATGGCTTCAAGGCCCACCGGGCCGTGCTGGCCGCCAGCAGCTCCTACTTCCGCGAGCGGTTCAGTAGCAGCTGGAGCGCTGTGGTGGAGCTGCCGGAGGCCGTGCAGCCCCAGTCCTTCCAGAAGATCCTCACCTTCTGCTATACGGGCCGGCTGAGCATGAACATGGGCGACCAGTTCCTGATCATGTATACGGCCGGCTTCCTGAAGATCCAGGAGATCGTGGAGAAAGCCAAAAACTCCTTCCTCAAGGTGAGCTCCCCCAGCTGCCACTCCCAGGGCCTGCATGCCGAGAAGGCCCCTTCGTCCGAGCCCCAGAACCTTGTGGTGCAGAAGTCAAGCTGGCCGGCCTGTGACAAACCGCGGGCCCTCGTGTGTCGTGTCAAGACAGAGCAGCAGGAGTCGGACTCTGTGCAGTGCACGCCCATGGCCAAGCGGCTGTGGGGCAGCGGCCAGAAGGAAGCTGAGGGTGGCAGTGGTGGCAACGGCAGCCGCAAGGTGATCAAGTTGTCCATGCCGGACCTGGCCGCCAGCAGGCAGTCCCAGCAGGCCCCTGTGGTGGTGGCTGCGGCACAGCCCACCCGGGTGGCTGCAGGGGCCTGGGCTGGGCAACCGACTCGGGGGGCAGCGGCAGTGGAAGTGGTGGCGGCAGCAGGGGGAGTGGTGAGTGGGCCCAGCACATCAGAGTGGTCCAGCCCTGGCACCTCCAGCGCCAACACCAGCGACAGCCCCAGCTCCTATGACAGCAAGgcggatgaggaggaggaggcgagCGATGAGGGCACAGATGAGCACTACCCGCAGATCTGCAACATGCACACCATGCGCAGCATGGTGAATGTCGACCAGACAG CCGGGAAGGTGGAGGCCTTCCATGAGCATGTGGCCCCTAAGTCCGTGAATCGCATATGGGTGCAGCAAGACCAGGAGTCTCTTCTGGCTGAGCTCGTCAAACAGATTGGCAACCGCTGCCACCCAAAGCTCTCTGAGGAGGGTGACCCCTTTGAGAAGCTGGAGCTGGTGACAG GCACCAACGTGTATATCACGAGGGCGCAGCTCATGAACTGCCATGTCAACGCAGGCACGGAGCACAGGATCTTGCTGCGGCGCCTCCTGGGCATCTTCTTTGACCG gatcaccctggccaacagctgcgGCACTGGCATCCGTCCTTCCAATAACCTCAGCCGCAAACCATTGGATAGTGGCATCCTCCATGCCGTCAAGT GCTACTGCCAGAACTTTACTCCCAGCTTCAGGGAGAGGGAGATGAACACCATCGTGGCCGACATGTGCACCAACGCCCGCCGCGTTATGCGTAAGAGATGGATCTCCAAGGTCAAGCCACTCATGGCCGAGGGTgactcctccaccacctccttcagCTACACAGGTAAGACAGAGCCGGATATGATGGGTGCCGAGCATGGCTTCGAGACGGCCAGCCACGACGGCGAGGCTGGCCCCTCAGCCAATGAGGCCCTCCAGTAA